One stretch of Mycolicibacterium fallax DNA includes these proteins:
- a CDS encoding FAD-binding dehydrogenase, which yields MDADVIIVGAGLAGLVAACEIVERGRSVLIVDQENAANLGGQAYWSFGGLFFVDSPEQRRMGIRDSLELAVQDWMGTAGFDRVEDHWPRQWAQAYVEFAAGEKHSWLTERGLKIFPAVGWAERGGYDARGHGNSVPRFHITWGTGPALVDVFARRLLGNPRVRFAHRHRVDSLIVSDGAVTGVRGAILEPSDTARGVASSRKVFSAFEFQAQAVIVASGGIGGNTDLVRKNWPKRLGRIPGQLLTGVPAHVDGRMIGITEAAGGRVINRDRMWHYTEGITNYDPVWPNHGIRILPGPSSLWLDATGHRLPGPLYPGYDTLGTLAHITASGHDYSWFVLNARIIAKEFGLSGQEQNPDLTSRSVRQLLSRIRPGAPAPVQAFVDRGADFVSAGTLRELVDRMNALPDVEPLDFDTVSAEVTARDREVANRFTKDGQITAIRGARAYLPDRLSRVVAPHRITDPKAGPLIAVKLHVLTRKTLGGLETDLDSRVLGADGDPIPGLYAAGEAAGFGGGGVHGYRSLEGTFLGGCIFSGRAAGRATARQV from the coding sequence ATGGACGCGGACGTCATCATCGTCGGAGCCGGGCTGGCGGGGCTGGTCGCCGCCTGCGAGATCGTCGAGCGGGGCCGCAGCGTCCTGATCGTCGACCAGGAGAACGCCGCAAACCTTGGCGGACAGGCGTACTGGTCGTTCGGCGGGCTGTTCTTCGTGGACAGCCCGGAGCAGCGCCGGATGGGTATCCGGGACAGCCTGGAGCTGGCCGTGCAGGACTGGATGGGCACCGCGGGCTTCGACCGGGTCGAGGACCACTGGCCCCGGCAGTGGGCGCAGGCCTACGTCGAGTTCGCCGCGGGGGAGAAGCATTCCTGGCTCACCGAGCGCGGCCTGAAGATCTTCCCGGCGGTCGGGTGGGCCGAACGCGGCGGCTACGACGCCCGCGGGCACGGCAACTCGGTGCCCCGGTTCCACATCACCTGGGGCACCGGACCGGCGCTGGTCGACGTGTTCGCCCGCCGGCTGCTCGGCAACCCGCGGGTCCGGTTCGCGCACCGGCACCGGGTCGATTCGCTGATCGTCTCCGACGGCGCGGTCACCGGGGTGCGCGGGGCGATCCTGGAGCCCAGCGACACCGCCCGCGGCGTGGCGTCGAGCCGAAAGGTGTTCAGCGCGTTCGAGTTTCAGGCCCAGGCCGTCATCGTCGCCAGCGGCGGCATCGGCGGCAACACCGACCTGGTTCGGAAGAACTGGCCCAAACGGCTCGGCCGGATCCCCGGTCAGCTGCTGACCGGGGTGCCCGCGCACGTCGACGGCCGGATGATCGGCATCACCGAGGCCGCCGGCGGCCGGGTGATCAACCGGGACCGGATGTGGCACTACACCGAGGGCATCACCAACTACGACCCGGTGTGGCCCAATCACGGCATCCGGATCCTGCCCGGACCGTCGTCGCTGTGGCTGGACGCCACCGGCCACCGGCTGCCCGGCCCGCTGTACCCCGGCTACGACACCCTCGGCACGCTGGCGCACATCACCGCCTCCGGCCACGACTACAGCTGGTTCGTGCTCAACGCCCGGATCATCGCGAAGGAGTTCGGGCTCTCCGGCCAGGAACAGAACCCCGACCTCACCTCGCGCAGCGTCCGGCAGCTGCTGTCCCGGATCCGGCCCGGGGCGCCCGCGCCGGTGCAGGCGTTCGTCGACCGCGGCGCCGACTTCGTCAGCGCCGGCACGCTGCGCGAGCTGGTGGACCGGATGAACGCGCTGCCCGACGTCGAGCCGCTGGACTTCGACACGGTGTCCGCCGAGGTCACCGCCCGCGATCGGGAGGTCGCCAACCGGTTCACCAAGGACGGCCAGATCACCGCCATCCGCGGCGCCCGGGCCTACCTGCCGGACCGGCTGTCCCGGGTGGTGGCCCCGCACCGCATCACCGACCCGAAGGCCGGGCCGCTGATCGCGGTCAAGCTGCACGTGCTGACCCGCAAGACCCTCGGCGGGCTGGAAACCGACCTGGACTCCCGGGTGCTCGGCGCCGACGGGGATCCGATCCCCGGGCTGTACGCGGCGGGGGAGGCCGCCGGGTTCGGCGGCGGCGGGGTGCACGGCTACCGTTCGCTGGAGGGCACCTTCCTCGGCGGCTGCATCTTCAGCGGCCGCGCGGCCGGCCGGGCGACCGCCCGCCAGGTTTAG
- a CDS encoding M18 family aminopeptidase, whose protein sequence is MTATAAGLAAFIDASPSPYHVCTTVAEALRAAGYTELAETAAWPAGGRRCFVVRAGSLIAWDGTGAPGRDFRIIGAHTDSPNLRVKQHPDRVVAGWQQVALAPYGGAWLNSWLDRELGISGMIAVADPGSPGGVAHELVRVDEPLLRVPQLAIHLAEDRAAVKLDPQRHVNAVWAGAARGFVAEVAARAGLDPAAVLSFELMTHDLTPSRVWGDGAFLSAPRLDNQATCYAGLSALLATEPGARLPVLALFDHEEVGSTSDHGAGSDLLISTLERIVATEGGDRADFLRRLTGSVIASGDMAHATHPNYPDRHEPGHPIAVNGGPVLKVQPNLRYATDGRTAAVFELACRQAGVPLQRYEHRADLPCGSTIGPMTAARTGIPTVDVGAPQLAMHSARELMGAHDVGAYAAALAAFLAPG, encoded by the coding sequence ATGACCGCCACTGCCGCCGGCCTGGCCGCCTTCATCGATGCCTCCCCGTCCCCGTACCACGTCTGCACGACGGTCGCCGAGGCGCTGCGCGCGGCAGGCTACACCGAGCTCGCCGAGACCGCGGCCTGGCCGGCCGGCGGGCGGCGCTGCTTCGTGGTGCGGGCCGGCTCGCTGATCGCCTGGGACGGCACCGGCGCACCGGGGCGCGACTTCCGGATCATCGGCGCGCACACCGACAGCCCCAACCTGCGGGTCAAGCAGCATCCCGACCGGGTGGTGGCCGGCTGGCAGCAGGTGGCGCTGGCCCCCTACGGCGGGGCGTGGCTGAACTCGTGGCTGGACCGCGAGCTGGGCATCTCCGGGATGATCGCGGTCGCCGACCCCGGCTCGCCCGGCGGGGTGGCGCACGAGTTGGTGCGGGTCGACGAGCCGCTGCTGCGGGTGCCGCAGCTGGCCATCCACCTCGCCGAGGACCGGGCCGCGGTCAAGCTGGATCCGCAGCGGCACGTCAACGCGGTGTGGGCGGGTGCGGCGCGCGGCTTTGTCGCCGAGGTGGCCGCCCGGGCCGGGCTGGATCCGGCCGCGGTGCTGTCCTTCGAGCTGATGACCCACGATCTGACGCCGTCGCGGGTGTGGGGCGACGGGGCCTTCCTGTCCGCGCCGCGGCTGGACAACCAGGCCACCTGCTACGCCGGGCTGTCGGCGCTGCTGGCCACCGAGCCCGGTGCGCGGCTGCCGGTGCTGGCGCTGTTCGACCACGAGGAGGTCGGCTCCACCTCCGATCACGGCGCCGGCTCGGACCTGCTGATCAGCACCCTGGAGCGGATCGTCGCGACCGAGGGCGGGGACCGCGCGGACTTCCTGCGCCGGCTGACCGGCTCGGTGATCGCCTCCGGCGACATGGCGCACGCCACCCACCCGAACTACCCGGACCGGCACGAGCCCGGGCACCCGATCGCGGTCAACGGCGGGCCGGTGCTCAAGGTGCAGCCGAACCTGCGCTACGCCACCGACGGGCGCACCGCGGCGGTGTTCGAACTGGCCTGCCGGCAGGCCGGGGTGCCGCTGCAGCGCTACGAGCACCGCGCGGACCTGCCGTGCGGCTCCACCATCGGCCCGATGACCGCCGCCCGCACCGGCATCCCGACCGTCGACGTGGGCGCCCCGCAGCTGGCGATGCACTCGGCCCGCGAGCTGATGGGCGCCCACGACGTCGGGGCGTACGCGGCGGCGCTGGCCGCGTTCCTGGCGCCGGGTTAG
- the purQ gene encoding phosphoribosylformylglycinamidine synthase subunit PurQ, giving the protein MSARIGVITFPGTLDDVDAARAVRAVGAEAVPLWHGDSDLKGVDAVIVPGGFSYGDYLRAGAIARFAPVMGEVVAAAGRGMPVLGICNGFQVLCEAGLLPGALTRNAGLHFVCRDIWLRVDNNSTAWTSRYDAGAEILIPLKSGEGRYQAGPEVLAELEGEGRVVFRYTDNINGSRNDIAGISSPNGRVVGLMPHPEHATEALTGPSDDGLGMFFSVLDTVLAGV; this is encoded by the coding sequence GTGAGCGCCCGGATCGGGGTCATCACCTTCCCCGGCACCCTCGACGACGTCGACGCCGCCCGCGCGGTGCGGGCCGTCGGCGCAGAGGCGGTGCCGCTGTGGCACGGCGATTCCGACCTCAAGGGGGTCGACGCGGTCATCGTGCCCGGCGGCTTCTCCTACGGCGACTACCTGCGCGCCGGTGCCATCGCCCGGTTCGCCCCGGTGATGGGCGAGGTGGTGGCCGCCGCCGGCCGCGGCATGCCGGTGCTCGGCATCTGCAACGGCTTCCAGGTGCTGTGCGAGGCCGGGCTGCTGCCCGGCGCGCTGACCCGCAACGCCGGGCTGCACTTCGTCTGCCGCGACATCTGGCTGCGGGTGGACAACAACAGCACCGCCTGGACGTCGCGCTACGACGCCGGCGCGGAGATCCTGATCCCGCTGAAGTCCGGGGAGGGCCGCTACCAGGCCGGCCCCGAGGTGCTGGCCGAGCTGGAGGGCGAGGGCCGGGTGGTGTTCCGCTACACCGACAACATCAACGGCTCCCGCAACGACATCGCCGGCATCAGCTCGCCCAACGGGCGCGTCGTCGGCCTGATGCCGCACCCCGAGCACGCCACCGAGGCGCTGACCGGCCCCAGCGACGACGGGCTCGGGATGTTCTTCTCGGTGCTCGACACGGTGCTGGCCGGCGTCTAA
- a CDS encoding DUF2191 domain-containing protein: MTKRLIDLDDDLLAAAQAELKTSGVSDTVRCALQQAAARSARARQIQWLCEGGLEELADADRRGEVWR, from the coding sequence GTGACGAAACGGCTGATCGACCTGGATGACGACCTGTTGGCGGCCGCGCAGGCCGAACTCAAGACCTCGGGCGTCAGTGACACCGTTCGCTGTGCGCTGCAGCAGGCCGCAGCTCGGTCCGCTCGGGCCCGCCAGATTCAGTGGCTGTGCGAAGGCGGTCTGGAAGAGCTGGCCGATGCCGACCGGCGGGGCGAGGTATGGCGGTAG
- a CDS encoding PIN domain-containing protein, with protein sequence MAVVARYLIDTSAAARMRNPVVGERLVPLIEAGLVATTAQLDAEALYSARNGDDYEQLRADRRLAFEYLPTHDEDWQTALEAQRSLARRGRHRTVGMADLLIGTLAAEHDLTLIHYDADFDIAAGILAFRHRWVADRGSLD encoded by the coding sequence ATGGCGGTAGTCGCCCGCTATCTGATCGACACCAGTGCCGCAGCGCGGATGAGAAACCCGGTCGTGGGCGAACGGCTGGTGCCCTTGATCGAAGCGGGTTTGGTCGCGACGACGGCCCAACTTGACGCCGAAGCCCTCTACAGCGCCCGAAACGGGGACGACTACGAGCAGCTGCGGGCAGATCGACGGCTGGCGTTCGAATACCTGCCGACCCATGACGAAGACTGGCAGACGGCGTTGGAGGCGCAGCGCAGCCTTGCCCGGCGGGGGCGTCACCGCACCGTCGGGATGGCCGACCTGCTGATCGGCACATTGGCGGCCGAACACGACCTCACGCTGATCCACTACGACGCCGACTTCGACATCGCGGCGGGGATCCTGGCCTTCCGGCATCGCTGGGTGGCGGACCGCGGCAGTCTCGACTAG
- a CDS encoding MBL fold metallo-hydrolase yields MELTHFGHSCLLAGFPGAPGAATTTILFDPGNFSHGFEGITGLDAILITHQHPDHADPARLPALVAANPGAALYADPQTAAQLGPPWTAVRVGDAFTVGGLRIRGTGGRHAVIHPEIPVIDNISYLVGDDEHPAKLMHPGDALHLPGEPVHVLAAPAAAPWMKVSEAVDYLRAVAPSHAVPIHQGIITEDARGIFYGRLTEMCDTDFRVLSPEAAADF; encoded by the coding sequence ATGGAACTGACGCATTTCGGCCATTCCTGTCTGCTGGCCGGCTTCCCCGGCGCCCCGGGCGCCGCGACCACCACGATCCTGTTCGATCCGGGTAATTTCTCGCACGGTTTCGAGGGGATCACCGGGCTGGATGCGATTCTGATCACCCACCAGCACCCCGACCACGCCGACCCGGCCCGGCTGCCCGCGCTGGTGGCGGCCAATCCGGGGGCGGCGCTGTACGCCGACCCGCAGACCGCCGCGCAGTTGGGCCCGCCGTGGACCGCGGTGCGGGTCGGCGACGCGTTCACCGTCGGCGGGCTGCGGATCCGCGGCACCGGCGGACGGCACGCGGTGATCCACCCGGAGATCCCGGTGATCGACAACATCTCCTACCTGGTCGGCGACGACGAGCACCCGGCCAAGCTGATGCACCCCGGGGATGCGCTGCACCTGCCGGGCGAGCCGGTGCACGTGCTGGCCGCCCCGGCCGCCGCGCCGTGGATGAAGGTGTCCGAGGCGGTGGACTACCTGCGCGCGGTGGCGCCCAGCCACGCGGTGCCGATCCATCAGGGCATCATCACCGAGGACGCCCGCGGGATCTTCTACGGCCGGCTCACCGAAATGTGCGACACCGACTTCCGGGTGCTGTCCCCGGAGGCCGCCGCGGACTTCTAA
- a CDS encoding LGFP repeat-containing protein, which produces MHKAAKRTAAVSAAVLGIALFGSACNTTKEDARDAMDSATSAASSIAASATSAASSVASSVLNAPEPTKIAGEDGTEYTVEGALLEKYNALDETSKGALGAPLGEQEKNEDGGVYQPFKGGVIISSDAGTFVVWGLIRDKWNELGGSQGELGYPTSDETTNADGQKQSVFQNGTLTWTEGEAEAVVVEAPAPSAEPTP; this is translated from the coding sequence ATGCACAAAGCAGCAAAGCGCACCGCCGCGGTCTCGGCCGCGGTCCTCGGCATCGCCCTGTTCGGCTCCGCCTGCAACACCACCAAGGAGGACGCCAGGGACGCGATGGACTCGGCCACCTCGGCGGCCTCCTCGATCGCGGCATCGGCCACCTCGGCGGCCAGTTCGGTGGCCTCCTCGGTCCTCAACGCCCCCGAACCCACCAAGATCGCCGGCGAGGACGGCACCGAGTACACCGTCGAGGGTGCTCTGCTGGAGAAGTACAACGCGCTCGACGAGACCTCCAAGGGCGCCCTCGGCGCCCCGCTCGGTGAGCAGGAGAAGAACGAGGACGGCGGCGTCTACCAGCCGTTCAAGGGTGGCGTGATCATCAGCAGCGACGCGGGCACCTTCGTGGTGTGGGGCCTGATCCGCGACAAGTGGAATGAGCTGGGCGGCTCGCAGGGCGAGCTGGGCTACCCGACCAGCGACGAGACCACCAACGCCGACGGCCAGAAGCAGAGTGTCTTCCAGAACGGCACCCTGACTTGGACCGAGGGCGAGGCCGAGGCCGTCGTGGTCGAGGCACCCGCGCCCAGCGCGGAGCCGACGCCCTAA
- the purL gene encoding phosphoribosylformylglycinamidine synthase subunit PurL produces the protein MHAAPVDTVEHAAATPDHPQPYRELGLKDDEYQRIREILGRRPTDAELAMYSVMWSEHCSYKSSKVHLRYFGETTTEEMKAAMLAGIGENAGVVDIGDGWAVTFKVESHNHPSYVEPYQGAATGVGGIVRDIMAMGARPVAVMDQLRFGAADAPDTRRVLDGVVRGVGGYGNSLGLPNIGGETVFDASYAGNPLVNALCLGVLRKEDLHLAFASGTGNKIILFGARTGLDGIGGVSVLASDTFSGDESADGGKTRKKLPSVQVGDPFTEKVLIECCLDLYSAGLVVGIQDLGGAGLSCATSELASAGDGGMAIELDRVPLRASGMTPAEVLSSESQERMCAVVTPANVDEFMAVCAKWDVLATVIGEVTDGDRLVISWDGQTVVDVPPRTVAHEGPVYQRPVARPESQDALVADTSATLPRPQNGEQLRETLLAMLASPALCSRAFITEQYDRYVRGNTVLAEHADGGVLRIDEQTGRGVAISTDASGRYTQLDPYTGAQLALAEAYRNVAVTGATPIAVTNCLNFGSPEDPGVMWQFAQAVRGLADGCATLGIPVTGGNVSFYNQTGATPILPTPVVGVLGVLDDVARRIPTGLGTEPGETLLLLGDTHDEFDGSIWAQLVADHLGGVPPRVDLARERLLAEVLTAASRDGLLSAAHDLSEGGLAQAVVESALAGETGCRIVLPEDADPFVWLFSESAGRVLVAVPRTEESRFKAMCEARELPCVRVGVVDQGSDAIEVQGQFSVPLAELREVWEGTLPKLFG, from the coding sequence ATCCACGCCGCCCCGGTCGACACCGTCGAGCACGCCGCCGCCACCCCCGATCACCCGCAGCCCTACCGTGAGCTGGGTCTCAAGGACGACGAGTACCAGCGGATTCGGGAGATCCTGGGCCGTCGACCCACCGACGCCGAGCTGGCGATGTACTCGGTGATGTGGAGCGAGCACTGCTCCTACAAGTCCTCCAAGGTGCACCTGCGCTACTTCGGGGAGACCACCACCGAGGAGATGAAGGCGGCGATGCTGGCCGGCATCGGCGAGAACGCCGGCGTCGTCGACATCGGCGACGGCTGGGCGGTCACCTTCAAGGTGGAGTCGCACAACCACCCGTCCTACGTGGAGCCCTACCAGGGTGCGGCCACCGGCGTCGGCGGCATCGTCCGCGACATCATGGCGATGGGCGCCCGGCCGGTCGCGGTGATGGACCAGCTGCGCTTCGGCGCCGCCGATGCCCCCGACACCCGCCGGGTGCTCGACGGCGTGGTCCGCGGCGTCGGCGGCTACGGAAACTCCCTGGGCCTGCCCAACATCGGCGGGGAGACCGTCTTCGACGCCTCCTACGCGGGCAACCCGCTGGTCAACGCGCTGTGCCTGGGGGTGCTGCGCAAGGAGGACCTGCACCTGGCGTTCGCCTCGGGCACCGGAAACAAGATCATCCTGTTCGGCGCGCGGACCGGCCTGGACGGCATCGGCGGGGTGTCGGTGCTGGCCTCGGACACCTTCTCCGGCGACGAGTCGGCAGACGGCGGCAAGACCCGGAAAAAACTGCCCAGCGTGCAGGTCGGTGACCCGTTCACCGAGAAGGTGCTCATTGAGTGCTGCCTGGACCTGTACTCGGCCGGGCTGGTGGTCGGCATCCAGGACCTCGGCGGCGCCGGGCTGTCCTGCGCCACCTCGGAGCTGGCCTCGGCCGGTGACGGCGGGATGGCCATCGAGCTGGACCGGGTGCCGCTGCGGGCGTCGGGCATGACCCCCGCCGAGGTGCTCTCCAGCGAATCCCAGGAACGCATGTGCGCGGTCGTCACCCCGGCCAACGTGGACGAGTTCATGGCGGTCTGCGCCAAGTGGGACGTGCTGGCCACCGTGATCGGCGAGGTCACCGACGGCGACCGGCTGGTGATCAGCTGGGACGGCCAGACCGTCGTCGACGTGCCGCCGCGCACCGTCGCCCACGAGGGGCCGGTGTACCAGCGCCCGGTCGCCCGGCCGGAGAGCCAGGACGCGCTGGTCGCCGACACCTCGGCGACGCTGCCGCGGCCGCAGAACGGCGAGCAGCTGCGCGAGACCCTGCTGGCGATGCTGGCCAGCCCCGCGCTGTGCAGCCGGGCGTTCATCACCGAGCAGTACGACCGCTACGTGCGCGGCAACACCGTGCTGGCCGAGCACGCCGACGGCGGGGTGCTGCGGATCGACGAGCAGACCGGCCGCGGGGTGGCGATCTCCACCGACGCGTCGGGCCGCTACACCCAGCTCGACCCGTACACCGGTGCGCAGCTGGCGCTGGCCGAGGCCTACCGCAACGTCGCGGTGACCGGGGCCACCCCGATCGCCGTCACCAACTGCCTGAACTTCGGCTCGCCGGAGGACCCGGGCGTGATGTGGCAGTTCGCCCAGGCCGTGCGCGGGCTGGCCGACGGCTGCGCGACCCTGGGCATCCCGGTGACCGGCGGCAACGTCAGCTTCTACAACCAGACCGGCGCGACGCCGATCCTGCCGACCCCGGTGGTCGGGGTGCTCGGCGTGCTCGACGACGTGGCCCGGCGCATCCCGACCGGGCTGGGCACCGAGCCCGGCGAGACCCTGCTGCTGCTCGGCGACACCCACGACGAGTTCGACGGGTCGATCTGGGCGCAGCTGGTCGCCGACCACCTCGGCGGGGTGCCGCCGCGGGTGGACCTGGCCCGCGAGCGACTGCTGGCCGAGGTGCTGACCGCGGCCTCGCGCGACGGGCTGCTCTCGGCCGCCCACGACCTGAGCGAGGGCGGGCTGGCTCAGGCCGTCGTCGAGTCCGCGCTGGCCGGGGAGACCGGCTGCCGGATCGTGCTGCCTGAGGACGCCGACCCGTTCGTCTGGCTGTTCTCCGAGTCCGCCGGCCGGGTGCTGGTGGCGGTGCCGCGCACCGAGGAGAGCCGGTTCAAGGCGATGTGCGAGGCCCGCGAGCTGCCCTGCGTGCGGGTCGGCGTGGTCGACCAGGGTTCCGACGCCATCGAGGTGCAGGGCCAGTTCAGCGTGCCGCTGGCCGAGCTGCGCGAGGTGTGGGAGGGGACGCTGCCGAAGCTGTTCGGTTAG
- the purS gene encoding phosphoribosylformylglycinamidine synthase subunit PurS: MARVVVHVMPKSEILDPQGQAIVGALGRLGHPGITDVRQGKRFELEVDDSVGDAELAEIAESLLANTVIEDWVVLRDDQP, translated from the coding sequence GTGGCCCGCGTCGTTGTACACGTGATGCCCAAGTCCGAGATTCTCGATCCGCAGGGCCAGGCCATCGTCGGAGCGCTCGGCCGGCTCGGCCACCCCGGGATCACCGACGTCCGCCAGGGCAAGCGGTTCGAGCTCGAGGTCGACGACAGCGTCGGCGACGCCGAACTCGCCGAGATCGCCGAGTCGCTGCTGGCGAACACGGTGATCGAGGACTGGGTGGTGCTGCGGGACGACCAGCCGTGA